The following proteins are co-located in the Sporosarcina pasteurii genome:
- a CDS encoding RNA-guided endonuclease TnpB family protein, translating into MEVQNLKKDYRTYQINIKKGHRLYDYFNELCLNSSKLYNVTNFYIRQVYTALHSDKKLQPLQQEVMDTLQDNIEKMNEIQYYSHQKRLTKEKLKPMAERKELKPNLFGLPSKDKSFLSYNFLDCLFKVIKQQDYYSLPGQINQQVIRNVIQNWNGFFKSIKTYKTNPKNFKGKPSIPGYLSRDRKKETIFSNQICKIQDKKFLRFPKTKGRLNIGKLATFPGEFQQVRIIPKYNGFTVEVIFLVGVKKEIPAQKERCMGIDLGIDNIAAIAFNTGHSSMLFKGGVIKSINQRYNKMRGFYYAALRNGKKPKEGQFRSKILIKLDAKRHRKMKDFFHKVSHNIVKIAIETNVDTIIIGKNKDWKQKSNIGKRNNQRFVQIPHALLIELITYKANAKGIAVILTEESYTSQASFPDGDLIPTYKLGNQTHHQFSGKRIKRGLYQTKSKMRINADINAAANILRKVVPNAFANGIAAVCSQPRVVNVR; encoded by the coding sequence ATGGAAGTTCAAAATCTTAAAAAAGACTATAGAACCTATCAAATCAATATTAAGAAAGGTCATCGATTATACGATTATTTCAATGAACTTTGTTTAAACAGCAGTAAATTATACAATGTCACCAATTTTTACATTAGGCAAGTGTACACAGCGCTGCATAGTGATAAAAAACTTCAACCCTTGCAACAAGAAGTAATGGACACGCTTCAAGATAATATTGAAAAGATGAATGAAATTCAATACTATTCACACCAAAAAAGACTTACCAAAGAAAAATTAAAGCCTATGGCAGAACGAAAAGAATTAAAACCCAACTTATTTGGACTCCCTTCCAAAGACAAATCTTTTTTAAGTTACAATTTTCTAGATTGCTTATTTAAGGTCATCAAGCAACAAGATTACTATTCTCTCCCGGGTCAAATCAACCAACAAGTCATTCGAAATGTCATTCAAAACTGGAATGGCTTTTTCAAAAGTATAAAAACGTACAAAACAAATCCTAAGAACTTTAAAGGGAAACCTTCTATTCCAGGCTACTTGTCAAGAGACCGAAAAAAAGAAACTATCTTTTCAAATCAGATTTGTAAAATACAAGACAAAAAATTTCTGCGCTTTCCAAAAACAAAAGGCAGGTTAAATATTGGGAAATTAGCGACCTTTCCAGGCGAATTTCAACAGGTTCGAATCATTCCGAAATATAATGGTTTTACAGTTGAAGTCATCTTTCTAGTCGGAGTAAAGAAAGAAATTCCTGCGCAAAAAGAACGTTGTATGGGCATCGATTTAGGCATTGATAACATTGCCGCAATTGCCTTTAATACTGGACATTCATCAATGCTATTCAAAGGTGGTGTCATTAAATCAATCAACCAACGGTATAACAAAATGCGTGGATTTTATTATGCGGCGCTTCGCAATGGGAAGAAACCAAAAGAAGGGCAATTCCGTTCCAAAATATTAATAAAGTTAGACGCTAAAAGGCATCGGAAAATGAAAGATTTTTTCCATAAAGTAAGTCACAATATCGTGAAAATAGCCATCGAAACCAATGTGGACACTATAATTATTGGGAAAAATAAAGATTGGAAGCAAAAGAGTAATATCGGCAAACGCAATAACCAGCGTTTTGTTCAAATCCCGCATGCGCTTTTAATAGAATTGATTACTTATAAAGCCAATGCAAAAGGAATAGCTGTTATCTTAACGGAAGAAAGCTACACGTCTCAAGCCAGTTTTCCAGATGGCGATCTTATTCCGACCTACAAATTGGGGAATCAGACGCACCATCAATTCAGCGGAAAACGGATCAAGCGCGGGCTTTACCAGACAAAAAGTAAAATGCGTATTAATGCCGATATAAATGCGGCAGCAAATATTTTAAGAAAAGTAGTGCCGAATGCATTCGCGAACGGCATAGCGGCTGTGTGTTCCCAGCCACGAGTGGTCAATGTGCGGTAG
- a CDS encoding ABC transporter ATP-binding protein — protein sequence MAGLTLKGIKKVYDKDVVVVKDFNLEIRDKEFLVLVGPSGCGKSTTLRMIAGLEEITEGDLYIGDKRVNDVAPKDRDIAMVFQNYALYPHMNVYDNMAFGLKLRKFKKDEIKQRVENAAQILGLGEMLDRKPKALSGGQRQRVALGRAIVRDAEVFLMDEPLSNLDAKLRVQMRAEIQKLHNRLQTTTIYVTHDQTEAMTMATRLVVMKDGIIQQVGEPKEVYDYPNNVFVGGFIGSPAMNFLTGKLEGEHIVLGNVKLHVPEGKMKMLRDQGYEGKEVILGIRPEDIHDEPLVIDASPDSTIEAEIEVAELMGAEIVLYSKLADQDFVARVDSRFNIEAGDSIKLAFNLSKAHFFDVETEERIK from the coding sequence ATGGCAGGTTTAACATTAAAGGGAATTAAAAAAGTTTATGATAAAGATGTTGTCGTCGTAAAAGATTTCAACTTGGAAATTAGAGACAAAGAATTTTTAGTTTTAGTTGGTCCTTCTGGATGCGGTAAATCTACGACATTACGTATGATTGCTGGACTAGAAGAAATTACAGAGGGAGACCTATATATTGGTGATAAACGAGTAAATGATGTTGCTCCAAAAGACCGTGACATTGCAATGGTATTCCAAAACTATGCGTTGTATCCGCATATGAACGTATATGACAATATGGCGTTTGGTTTAAAGCTTCGTAAATTTAAAAAAGATGAAATCAAACAGCGTGTTGAAAATGCTGCTCAAATCCTAGGATTAGGAGAGATGTTGGATCGTAAACCGAAAGCACTTTCAGGTGGACAGCGTCAGCGTGTTGCATTAGGTCGTGCAATTGTTCGAGATGCAGAAGTATTCTTGATGGATGAGCCTCTATCTAACTTAGATGCAAAGCTACGCGTTCAAATGCGTGCAGAAATACAAAAGTTGCATAATCGTCTACAAACGACGACAATTTATGTCACGCATGACCAAACGGAAGCAATGACGATGGCGACACGCCTAGTTGTTATGAAAGATGGTATTATCCAACAAGTAGGGGAACCAAAAGAAGTTTATGATTATCCAAATAACGTTTTCGTTGGCGGGTTTATTGGCTCTCCAGCAATGAACTTTTTAACGGGTAAGCTTGAAGGAGAACATATTGTTTTAGGGAATGTGAAATTACACGTTCCAGAAGGCAAAATGAAAATGCTTCGTGACCAAGGTTATGAAGGGAAAGAAGTAATTTTAGGCATCCGTCCTGAGGATATTCATGATGAGCCATTAGTGATTGATGCTTCACCAGACTCAACGATTGAGGCGGAAATTGAAGTAGCTGAGTTAATGGGTGCTGAAATTGTACTTTACTCTAAACTAGCAGATCAAGACTTTGTTGCACGTGTTGACTCGCGTTTCAATATTGAAGCGGGCGACTCCATAAAATTAGCTTTCAACTTAAGCAAAGCGCACTTCTTTGATGTGGAGACGGAAGAGCGAATTAAATAA
- the rpoN gene encoding RNA polymerase factor sigma-54 — MQIILQPKQVQELNLVMTPALRQAIELLQYSTYGLYEYMKEQALDNPLIELKEKQDITSEYRPTRRIRSSSDASNLSLDWIPCDGNDMRKELVQQAKLEFRQMQDIRLLEYLINNLDDNGYLQLPGNCTHYDESVITHGVQLLQQIGPIGIGARNLQECLLLQLTYNYPDEKLAFTLIESYFDLLAERKWNVIATRMEITLAEVKTLHDFIKTLNPKPCANITDFTTEYVTPDIIIEETDHGLSYFLNDRYLPSIQINREYLTMRNQSQDMSKYINEQYNQVQWLLNSIEQRRVTISKITEVVLQKQQDFFKEGFLALQPLTLKDVADEIDMHESTVSRATANKTIQTPKGTFDFRTLFTSKLETSDGEAISQTRVKKLLESFIADENKQKPASDQKIANYFNTEKGISISRRTISKYREELNIPSSRMRKEIST, encoded by the coding sequence AAGTTCAAGAGTTAAATTTGGTCATGACGCCAGCGCTTAGACAAGCGATAGAGCTTTTACAATATTCAACGTATGGACTCTATGAATATATGAAAGAACAAGCTTTGGATAACCCTTTAATTGAACTAAAAGAAAAACAAGATATCACTTCGGAATATCGTCCGACGCGACGTATTCGCAGTTCATCAGATGCTTCTAATCTATCATTAGACTGGATACCTTGCGATGGGAACGATATGCGTAAAGAATTAGTTCAACAGGCTAAACTTGAATTTCGACAGATGCAAGACATCCGATTGCTAGAATACCTTATTAACAACCTAGACGATAACGGTTATTTACAATTACCTGGGAATTGTACTCACTATGATGAAAGCGTTATCACACATGGCGTTCAACTGTTACAACAAATTGGTCCTATCGGGATCGGTGCAAGAAACTTGCAGGAATGCTTACTCTTACAACTAACTTACAACTATCCAGACGAAAAGTTGGCATTTACTTTAATTGAAAGTTATTTTGATTTATTGGCCGAACGGAAATGGAATGTCATTGCTACACGAATGGAGATTACGTTAGCGGAAGTAAAAACGCTCCATGATTTCATTAAAACATTAAATCCAAAACCTTGTGCCAATATAACCGATTTTACGACTGAATATGTAACTCCAGACATTATTATTGAAGAAACTGATCATGGACTCTCTTACTTTTTAAATGATCGATACTTACCATCTATTCAAATAAATCGTGAGTATTTAACGATGCGCAATCAAAGTCAAGACATGTCAAAATATATTAATGAACAATATAATCAGGTTCAGTGGTTATTAAACAGTATCGAACAGCGCCGTGTCACAATCTCCAAAATAACTGAGGTTGTACTTCAAAAACAACAAGATTTTTTCAAAGAAGGCTTTCTCGCCCTTCAACCTTTAACCTTAAAAGATGTCGCTGATGAAATCGATATGCACGAATCAACTGTGAGTAGAGCCACCGCAAATAAAACGATTCAAACACCAAAAGGCACTTTCGATTTTCGGACGCTATTTACATCCAAATTAGAAACGAGTGATGGAGAGGCTATTTCTCAAACGAGAGTGAAAAAATTATTAGAAAGTTTTATCGCCGATGAGAATAAACAAAAACCTGCTTCCGATCAAAAAATTGCTAATTACTTTAACACCGAAAAAGGAATTTCAATTTCAAGGAGAACAATCAGTAAATATCGTGAAGAATTAAACATTCCTTCTTCTAGAATGAGGAAAGAAATTTCAACATAA